The sequence TGGAGCGCGACTTATTCGAGGCGATGCGCGAGCGGCTGGGCGGCGCATATGCGGGCGCGGGGCAGGAGGCGGTCACCGGCTTCTGGCGCGTGCTGGAGGCGATGATTCCCCCCGCCGATCGCGGCCGCATGGCCGTGCTGGCCGACGCCGCACCCGACGGACGCGCGGCCTGACACTGCAGGGCGTTGACAGGCCGAACACGCTTCGCCATTGACGCGCCTCCCACGGGCAAAGCTCATGGACAGGTGGCCGAGTGGTTAAAGGCAGCAGACTGTAAATCTGCCGGAGTTTCTCCTACGTAGGTTCGAACCCTACCCTGTCCACCACCTTCTGCGCGGCAATGGCCCGCGCCGCGATACGGGTCGCGCTCCGCGGCATTGCCGCTTCCATCGATCGTTGGCATCCGGTTCGTCGAGCGCACGGCTCGCTTCGGCGGCCTTGCGCCCCTTCCCCGCCGTTGCCGGGGAATAAAAGCCACGCTGCGCCACTCCTTATCGACGGTCTTCGCGAACCTTGGGGGCAAGGCAAATGAAGCATCCTGCCGATCCGCAGGCGGGCGTCGTCCCGCGTGCGCATGGCGCCGCCGCCCCCCTCGTCCGCGATCGACCGGCGATCAGCGTCTGAGCGTCCTTCAATCTGACAGGGGGAATTTATGAAGCGCTTCTTCGACATGGCAATCTGTCTCACGCTCGTCGGCGCCACGGCGCCCGCGCTCGCAGCAGGCGTGACGGGCAGCACGTCCGCGATCTTCGTCAATCCGAAGCCGGGCACCGCGGTGGTGACCGGCGTCGGCACGTCGCATTTCACCTACGGCGATCCCATCGGCTTCAGCACGCCGAACGAACTTTCCTTCGCCAGCGCCGCTTTCTCGAGCGATTACGAGACGCCGTTCAAGGTGGGCACGCTGACCTATACCAATGGCAGCATCGCGGGCGGCACGGAGGCCGCTTCGGTCGACGTGGCGCTGACGCTCGCTTTCGCCACGCCCGCCATTCCCGCGGTGGCAAGCATCTTCACGCTCGATCTGGTCAATACGCCCAACACCAGCGACCCGATCGCCTCGGCCGATTACGTCTATTTCCCGAGCAGCTATTCGGCGACCGACTTCGTGATCGGCGGGACGACCTATCACGTCGCCCTCACCGGCTTCGGTAACGTGGTCGGCGACGGCTTCCTCGCCTCCGACAGCAGCGAACTGCATGTGCTGGAAGGCGCCAGCGCAACCGCGGACCTGTTCGCCGTCGTGACGAGCCACGCACCGGGGGCTGTGCCCGAGCCCGCTTCGTGGGCGATGTTCATCGGCGGCTTCGCGCTGGTGGGCGGCGCGATGCGCGACCGTCGCCGCATGCAGGCCATCGCCTGACACGAGCGACGTCCGCGACGGAGGGGGGCGGCGTCCTGCCGCCCCCCCATTTCTGCCGCCGACGGGGTGTGCGCGCCGCATCGGCTGGCAAAGTCGGCCGGACGGCGTTAAGCGAACGGCGCGCGACCTCGCGCGATCCATCACTCGCACCGAAGACATTATGCGCAGAGGCCATCGTCCATCCGTCGCCCCCGCGGGCCGTCCCCGTCTGTGGGGCCGTCACGCCGTCGCCGCCGCGTTCGCCAATCCCGAGCGGACGGTGCGCAAGATCTGGGGCACGCGCGAAGCGCTGGCCGGCTTTGGCGGGCTGCCGACCGACGTGACCGTGCAAT is a genomic window of Sphingomonas nostoxanthinifaciens containing:
- a CDS encoding choice-of-anchor K domain-containing protein, whose translation is MKRFFDMAICLTLVGATAPALAAGVTGSTSAIFVNPKPGTAVVTGVGTSHFTYGDPIGFSTPNELSFASAAFSSDYETPFKVGTLTYTNGSIAGGTEAASVDVALTLAFATPAIPAVASIFTLDLVNTPNTSDPIASADYVYFPSSYSATDFVIGGTTYHVALTGFGNVVGDGFLASDSSELHVLEGASATADLFAVVTSHAPGAVPEPASWAMFIGGFALVGGAMRDRRRMQAIA